One Pontibacter deserti genomic region harbors:
- the secY gene encoding preprotein translocase subunit SecY — protein sequence MKKFLTTIKNIFAIDDLRVRILNTIGFIAIFRLGSYVVLPGVDPNQLKANTTGLFGLLDTFLGGAFSNASIFALGIMPYISASIVLQLLTIAVPYFQKMQKEGESGRKKINQITRVLTIVITLAQAVGFIATINSEAIAINQTMFTITSMIVLTAGTIFCMWLGEKITDKGIGNGISMLIMIGIVSRFPGAILAEGASKQLDGALIFLFELVALFFVVMAVIMLTQAVRRIPVQYAKQVGGSSLYSGQRQFIPLKVNAAGVMPIIFAQSLMFLPSMIAGLWADTSETANYIGSTFSDFTSWQYNLVFGLLILVFTYFYTAISVDPNRIADDLKRSGGFIPGVKPGRATSEYIDAILTRITLPGAIFLALVAIFPAIAMLLGITREFSQFFGGTSLIIMVGVVLDTLQQIESYLLMRHYDGMMKSGKLRGRTENIAMVS from the coding sequence ATGAAGAAGTTTTTAACAACAATAAAGAACATATTTGCTATTGATGATCTACGAGTTAGAATACTCAATACTATCGGTTTTATAGCAATATTTAGACTGGGTTCTTATGTTGTTCTTCCTGGTGTTGATCCTAACCAATTAAAGGCTAATACTACTGGTCTATTTGGTTTATTAGATACTTTCCTAGGTGGTGCATTTAGTAATGCATCCATCTTCGCGTTAGGTATCATGCCATACATTTCAGCTTCAATCGTACTTCAGCTACTTACTATTGCTGTCCCTTATTTTCAAAAGATGCAGAAGGAGGGTGAATCAGGTAGAAAGAAAATCAACCAGATCACCCGAGTTCTTACTATAGTTATCACGCTAGCCCAGGCTGTAGGATTTATTGCTACAATTAATAGCGAAGCGATAGCTATCAATCAAACAATGTTCACTATCACATCCATGATTGTACTTACCGCGGGTACTATTTTCTGTATGTGGCTAGGTGAAAAGATTACTGATAAAGGTATAGGTAATGGTATATCTATGCTTATTATGATAGGTATAGTTTCAAGATTTCCTGGAGCTATACTTGCAGAAGGTGCTTCTAAGCAGTTAGATGGAGCCTTAATATTCTTATTTGAATTGGTAGCTTTGTTCTTTGTTGTGATGGCGGTAATCATGCTAACACAAGCAGTAAGAAGAATTCCAGTTCAATATGCTAAACAGGTAGGTGGAAGCTCACTATATAGTGGTCAACGCCAGTTTATACCATTAAAGGTAAATGCTGCTGGTGTTATGCCTATTATCTTTGCTCAGTCCTTAATGTTTTTGCCTTCTATGATTGCAGGTTTATGGGCTGATACAAGTGAAACAGCGAATTATATTGGATCTACTTTCTCAGACTTTACTTCATGGCAGTATAACCTGGTGTTTGGTCTGTTGATATTAGTATTCACTTATTTCTATACTGCAATCAGTGTAGATCCTAACAGAATAGCAGATGATTTAAAAAGAAGTGGAGGATTTATACCTGGTGTAAAGCCAGGCAGAGCTACTTCAGAATATATCGATGCTATATTAACTCGAATTACATTACCAGGAGCTATTTTCCTTGCTCTTGTGGCAATCTTCCCTGCAATTGCAATGTTGTTAGGAATCACAAGGGAATTCTCTCAGTTCTTTGGAGGTACATCTTTGATCATCATGGTCGGTGTTGTACTGGATACTCTGCAGCAAATTGAAAGTTACCTATTAATGCGTCATTATGATGGCATGATGAAATCAGGTAAGCTAAGAGGAAGAACAGAGAATATAGCCATGGTATCTTAA
- the map gene encoding type I methionyl aminopeptidase, translating to MIFYKTEEEIELIRQGALILGKAHGEIASLIKEGITTAELDKRAEEFIKDHGAQPSFLNYNGFPYSLCISPNAVVVHGFPGKYQLKEGDIISVDCGVFYKGFHSDSAYTHPIGKVTEEVNKLLEVTKESLNKGIEKAVVGNRLGDVSNTIQQHAEANGFSVVRELVGHGIGRNLHEAPEVPNYGKRGQGIKLQEGLVLAIEPMINLGTKNVVQEDDGWTIRTRDKKPSAHFEHTVVIRKGKAEVLTTFDYIEKAKNL from the coding sequence ATGATATTCTATAAAACTGAAGAAGAAATTGAGCTAATTCGCCAGGGTGCTTTGATATTAGGCAAAGCCCATGGCGAAATAGCTTCGCTTATAAAAGAAGGTATCACAACTGCTGAGCTTGATAAAAGAGCTGAAGAATTTATCAAAGATCACGGTGCTCAACCTTCGTTCTTGAACTATAATGGATTTCCTTATAGTTTATGTATTTCCCCTAATGCTGTTGTTGTTCATGGATTTCCAGGGAAATATCAGCTAAAAGAAGGCGATATAATATCTGTAGATTGCGGTGTCTTTTACAAAGGTTTTCATAGTGATTCAGCTTATACACACCCGATAGGGAAAGTTACTGAAGAAGTTAATAAGCTTTTAGAAGTAACTAAGGAAAGCTTAAATAAAGGGATTGAAAAAGCTGTTGTTGGTAATCGACTTGGAGATGTCAGTAACACTATACAACAGCATGCTGAAGCAAACGGCTTTAGTGTAGTTAGAGAGTTGGTAGGGCATGGAATAGGCCGGAATTTACATGAAGCACCAGAAGTGCCTAACTATGGTAAAAGAGGCCAAGGAATAAAACTACAGGAAGGATTAGTTCTAGCTATAGAACCGATGATTAATCTTGGAACAAAAAATGTTGTTCAGGAAGATGATGGTTGGACTATAAGAACAAGAGATAAAAAGCCTTCTGCCCATTTTGAGCATACGGTAGTAATAAGAAAAGGAAAAGCAGAAGTATTAACTACTTTTGATTATATAGAAAAAGCTAAAAACTTATAA
- the infA gene encoding translation initiation factor IF-1 — MAKQSSIEQDGTIVEALSNAMFRVELENGHQLIAHISGKMRMNYIKILPGDKVKLEMSPYDLTKGRIVYRYK; from the coding sequence ATGGCCAAGCAGTCATCTATAGAACAGGACGGGACAATTGTGGAAGCATTATCAAATGCTATGTTTCGTGTAGAACTTGAAAATGGGCATCAATTAATTGCTCACATCTCTGGTAAGATGAGAATGAATTATATAAAAATCTTACCAGGTGATAAGGTTAAATTAGAGATGTCTCCTTATGATTTAACAAAAGGTCGGATTGTTTATCGATATAAATAA
- the rpmJ gene encoding 50S ribosomal protein L36 has translation MKVKASVKKRSAECKVIRRKGKLYVINKKNPRYKQRQG, from the coding sequence ATGAAAGTTAAAGCATCAGTAAAAAAGAGAAGTGCTGAGTGTAAAGTTATCCGCCGTAAGGGGAAGCTTTATGTTATCAACAAAAAGAATCCAAGATATAAACAAAGACAAGGATAA
- the rpsM gene encoding 30S ribosomal protein S13 translates to MARIAGVDIPDNKRGEIALTYIFGIGRNLSKSILSKAGVDLDKKVKDWTEDESNEIRNIIASEHKTEGVLRSEVQLHIKRLLDIGCYRGLRHRKGLPVRGQRTKNNSRTRKGKRKTVANKKKASK, encoded by the coding sequence ATGGCTAGAATAGCAGGAGTAGATATTCCGGATAACAAAAGAGGTGAGATCGCATTAACTTATATCTTCGGTATAGGTCGTAATCTTTCTAAATCTATTTTATCTAAGGCCGGGGTGGATCTTGACAAAAAGGTGAAAGACTGGACTGAAGATGAGTCCAATGAGATCAGAAATATTATTGCCTCTGAGCATAAGACTGAAGGTGTTCTTAGATCTGAAGTTCAGTTGCATATTAAGCGTCTTCTTGACATCGGTTGCTACCGTGGTTTAAGACACCGTAAAGGTCTGCCAGTTCGTGGACAGCGCACAAAAAATAACTCGCGCACGAGAAAAGGTAAGCGTAAGACAGTTGCAAACAAGAAGAAAGCTTCTAAATAA
- the rpsK gene encoding 30S ribosomal protein S11, whose protein sequence is MAQKRKDKAKKRVVVVEATGQVHIKASFNNIIISVTNNAGQVISWASAGKMGFKGSKKNTPYAAQMAASDCAKVAYDLGMRKAEVFVKGPGAGRESAIRTVQNSGIEVTTIKDVTPLPHNGCRPPKRRRV, encoded by the coding sequence ATGGCTCAGAAAAGAAAAGATAAAGCTAAGAAGCGTGTAGTAGTTGTTGAAGCAACTGGCCAGGTACACATCAAGGCTTCTTTCAACAATATTATTATCTCAGTAACCAACAATGCAGGTCAAGTAATATCTTGGGCTTCTGCTGGTAAAATGGGTTTTAAAGGTTCTAAAAAGAACACTCCTTACGCTGCACAAATGGCAGCTTCAGATTGCGCTAAGGTTGCTTATGACCTAGGTATGCGTAAAGCTGAAGTTTTTGTAAAAGGCCCTGGTGCAGGTAGAGAGTCCGCCATCCGTACTGTACAGAATTCAGGTATCGAAGTAACAACTATCAAAGACGTTACTCCATTACCTCACAACGGATGTCGTCCTCCTAAACGCAGAAGAGTTTAA
- the rpsD gene encoding 30S ribosomal protein S4, with translation MARYTGPKSKISRKFNEEIFGPSKALKKKAYPPGMHGRGRRKKQSEYAVQLAEKQKAKYIYGVLEKQFANLFDKAHRKGGITGENLLILLESRLDNTVYRLGIAPTRRAARQLVLHKHITVNGGIVNIPSYSLKVGDVIAVREKSKSLEAITTSLSVRNARQFSWLEWDATEMAGKFISAPQRDLIPEKIQEQLIVELYSK, from the coding sequence ATGGCAAGATATACTGGTCCAAAAAGCAAAATCTCGAGAAAATTCAATGAAGAGATTTTCGGCCCAAGCAAAGCATTAAAAAAGAAAGCATATCCTCCAGGGATGCACGGCCGTGGCCGTCGTAAAAAGCAGTCTGAATACGCAGTTCAGCTTGCTGAGAAGCAGAAAGCTAAATACATCTATGGTGTATTAGAAAAGCAATTTGCTAACTTATTTGATAAGGCTCACAGAAAAGGAGGTATCACTGGTGAAAACCTTTTGATCCTTCTTGAGTCAAGATTAGATAACACAGTTTACCGTTTAGGTATTGCTCCAACTCGTAGAGCAGCGCGTCAGCTTGTATTACACAAGCACATAACTGTAAATGGTGGTATTGTAAATATACCTTCTTATAGCTTAAAAGTTGGTGATGTTATAGCTGTTAGAGAGAAGTCGAAATCTCTTGAAGCGATTACTACAAGCTTATCTGTACGTAATGCAAGACAGTTTAGCTGGTTAGAGTGGGATGCAACTGAAATGGCTGGTAAGTTTATCTCTGCGCCTCAGCGTGACCTGATTCCTGAGAAGATCCAGGAGCAGTTAATCGTTGAACTTTACTCTAAGTAA
- a CDS encoding DNA-directed RNA polymerase subunit alpha, whose translation MSILAFQMPEKVVMEKADDFHGLFEFKPLEKGYGVTIGNALRRILLSSLEGYAITSVRMPGVLHEFSSVEGVVQDVSDIILNLKMVRFKKISEVIDDKITVTISGTDTFYAGDISKFTSSFEVLNPELVICNLDKNLSLEVELTIQKGRGYVPAEENKAADQVFGLISIDSIFTPIKNVKFSVENTRVEQKTDYEKLLLEIQTDGSIHPEEALKGAANILIQHFMLFSDNTMTFETAKPEEEEVVDEELLHMRKVLKTPLQDMDLSVRAYNCLKAADIKTLGDLVQLDISDMMKFRNFGKKSLTELENLVQEKGLTFGMDLSKYKLEEE comes from the coding sequence ATGTCAATATTAGCATTTCAGATGCCAGAGAAAGTTGTAATGGAAAAAGCCGACGACTTTCATGGTTTATTTGAATTCAAGCCGCTTGAAAAAGGTTACGGTGTAACCATCGGTAATGCTTTGCGAAGAATTTTGCTTTCTTCATTAGAAGGATATGCAATTACTAGCGTTCGCATGCCTGGTGTACTGCACGAGTTCTCATCAGTTGAAGGTGTGGTACAGGATGTATCAGATATCATCCTGAACCTTAAAATGGTTCGCTTTAAGAAAATCAGCGAAGTTATTGATGATAAGATCACTGTTACAATCAGCGGTACAGATACGTTCTATGCCGGTGATATCAGCAAGTTCACTTCAAGCTTTGAAGTTCTGAACCCTGAGTTGGTGATCTGCAATCTTGATAAAAACCTTTCTTTAGAAGTTGAATTAACAATTCAGAAAGGCCGTGGTTATGTTCCTGCTGAAGAGAACAAAGCTGCTGATCAAGTATTCGGTCTTATTTCTATAGACTCTATCTTTACACCAATAAAGAATGTGAAGTTTAGTGTTGAAAACACACGTGTAGAGCAAAAGACTGACTACGAAAAACTTCTGCTTGAAATACAAACAGACGGATCTATACACCCAGAAGAAGCTCTAAAAGGCGCTGCTAATATTCTTATACAGCACTTTATGCTTTTCTCTGACAACACAATGACTTTTGAAACGGCTAAGCCAGAAGAAGAAGAGGTTGTTGATGAAGAACTACTGCATATGCGCAAAGTTCTGAAGACTCCACTTCAGGATATGGATTTATCTGTTAGAGCTTACAACTGCTTAAAAGCTGCGGACATCAAAACTCTTGGTGACCTGGTACAGTTGGATATTTCTGACATGATGAAGTTCCGTAACTTCGGTAAGAAATCGTTGACTGAGTTAGAGAACTTAGTACAGGAGAAAGGTTTAACCTTTGGTATGGACCTTTCAAAATATAAATTAGAAGAAGAATAA